In Bosea sp. (in: a-proteobacteria), one DNA window encodes the following:
- the xdhC gene encoding xanthine dehydrogenase accessory protein XdhC — MTLAAFLSAHRHDAVVLVRIEAAEGSTPREAGASMAVSPDASAGTIGGGQLEFHCIDIARQMLAAGQAERILDIPLGPQMGQCCGGRVSVSLRRTATAEIALIAAREKAQALARPSVLVFGAGHTGRALAKALAPLPFSVTLIDDRDAVMDGLPRAVTCIRMADPVDAVAGAPAGAGFVVLSHSHALDYRLAEAALARGDAAYIGMIGSATKRARFESGFIRVGGRRAALMHLTCPIGGADVDDKRPEVIAALTAAELVRCLLGRRTPARGRRASHEPAA, encoded by the coding sequence GTGACGCTTGCCGCCTTCCTCTCCGCGCATCGCCACGACGCCGTCGTCCTCGTCAGGATCGAGGCGGCGGAAGGCTCGACCCCGCGCGAGGCCGGTGCCTCGATGGCCGTCTCCCCGGATGCCAGCGCCGGGACCATCGGCGGCGGGCAGCTCGAATTCCACTGCATCGACATCGCCCGGCAGATGCTGGCAGCCGGCCAAGCTGAGCGCATCCTCGACATCCCGCTCGGCCCGCAGATGGGGCAGTGCTGCGGCGGACGGGTCAGCGTCTCGCTGCGCCGCACGGCTACCGCCGAGATCGCGCTCATCGCCGCCCGCGAGAAGGCGCAAGCCCTCGCCCGCCCCTCGGTCCTCGTCTTCGGCGCCGGCCATACCGGCCGGGCGCTGGCGAAGGCGCTGGCGCCCCTGCCCTTTTCAGTCACGCTGATCGACGACCGCGACGCGGTGATGGACGGTCTGCCGCGCGCCGTCACCTGCATCCGCATGGCCGATCCGGTCGATGCGGTCGCGGGCGCGCCGGCGGGCGCCGGTTTCGTCGTGCTCTCGCACAGCCATGCGCTCGACTACCGGCTGGCGGAGGCGGCTCTGGCGCGGGGCGACGCGGCTTATATCGGCATGATCGGCTCGGCCACCAAGCGCGCCCGCTTCGAATCGGGCTTCATCAGGGTCGGCGGGCGGCGCGCGGCGCTCATGCACCTGACCTGCCCGATCGGCGGCGCGGATGTGGACGACAAGCGCCCGGAGGTGATCGCGGCCTTGACGGCGGCCGAGTTGGTGCGTTGCTTGCTTGGCCGCCGGACGCCGGCGCGAGGGAGGCGGGCGAGCCATGAACCAGCCGCGTGA
- a CDS encoding D-amino-acid transaminase: protein MSRIVYVNGAYLPEEEATISVFDRGFIFGDGIYEVSAVIGGKLVDCEAHLARLERSCGEIRLPLPWSKAELVAIHEELIRKNSLDEGGIYLQVSRGAADRDFAFPKDVKPTLVMFTQARNFVNAPAAKTGIKVVSTPDLRWARRDIKSVNLLAPVLAKQFAQDNGAQEAWLVEDGVVTEGSSSTAWIVKDKTLISRPLSHKVLPGITRKAVLAYLAETGFSFEERAFTLEEALEAEEAFVTSATSLVMPVTSIDGHTIHNGAPGPTAQRLREIYIDYARKGGVLG, encoded by the coding sequence ATGAGCCGCATCGTCTATGTCAACGGCGCCTATCTTCCCGAGGAAGAGGCGACGATCTCCGTCTTCGACCGCGGTTTCATCTTCGGCGACGGCATCTACGAGGTCTCGGCGGTGATCGGCGGCAAGCTCGTCGATTGCGAGGCGCATCTTGCCCGCCTCGAACGCTCCTGCGGCGAGATCCGGCTTCCCCTGCCTTGGTCGAAGGCCGAGCTCGTCGCCATCCACGAGGAATTGATCAGGAAGAACAGCCTCGACGAGGGTGGCATCTACCTGCAGGTCTCGCGCGGCGCCGCCGATCGCGACTTCGCCTTCCCGAAGGACGTGAAGCCGACGCTGGTGATGTTCACCCAGGCCCGCAACTTCGTGAACGCGCCGGCGGCGAAAACCGGCATCAAGGTGGTCTCGACGCCAGACCTGCGCTGGGCACGGCGCGACATCAAGAGCGTCAACCTGCTCGCCCCCGTGCTCGCCAAGCAGTTCGCGCAGGACAACGGCGCGCAGGAGGCCTGGCTTGTCGAGGACGGCGTGGTGACGGAGGGCTCCTCCTCCACCGCCTGGATCGTCAAGGACAAGACGCTGATCTCGCGCCCGCTCTCGCACAAGGTGCTGCCGGGCATCACCCGCAAGGCGGTGCTGGCCTATCTTGCGGAAACGGGCTTTTCCTTTGAGGAGCGCGCCTTCACGCTGGAAGAGGCGCTCGAGGCGGAGGAAGCCTTCGTCACCTCCGCGACCAGCCTGGTCATGCCGGTCACCTCGATCGACGGCCACACCATCCACAACGGCGCGCCGGGCCCGACCGCACAGCGCCTGCGCGAGATCTATATCGACTATGCCCGCAAGGGCGGCGTGCTGGGCTGA
- the guaD gene encoding guanine deaminase, whose protein sequence is MTASTALRALRGRLLWFVDDPEIAGEAAHRYVEDGLLVIRNGLVEAAGAARDLLPALPADAEIVDHRPHLIMPGFIDAHIHIPQTQVIASYGAQLLEWLNKYTFVEEQKLSRQGHAEKLSRFFLDELVANGTTTAAVYCSVHPQSAEAFFTESQRRNTRMIAGKVMMDRNAPDALTDTAESGYRDSKALIARWHGNGRQLYAITPRFAITSTPEQLTAAGRLAGEHPDCHVQTHIDENRAEIALARELYPEAADYADIYRRYGVLGPKSLMGHCIHMTANEWRAFAETGAVAVFCPTSNLFLGSGLFDWGEARASGVRVAVATDIGGGTSYSMLRTMAEAYKVLQLQGQTLGAFAALHAITRGNAVALSLDHLIGTFEPGREADVVVLDTGATRAMAHRLETARDLAEELFVLVTLGDERNVAATYVMGKRAAQPSTPPLRA, encoded by the coding sequence GTGACCGCATCCACCGCCTTGCGCGCCCTGCGCGGCCGCCTGCTCTGGTTCGTCGACGATCCGGAGATCGCGGGCGAGGCGGCGCATCGCTATGTCGAGGACGGGCTGCTCGTCATCCGCAACGGTCTGGTCGAGGCAGCCGGCGCGGCGCGCGACCTGCTGCCGGCGCTGCCGGCCGATGCGGAGATCGTCGATCACCGCCCGCACCTGATCATGCCGGGCTTCATCGACGCTCATATCCACATACCGCAGACGCAGGTCATCGCCTCCTACGGCGCGCAACTGCTGGAGTGGCTGAACAAATACACCTTCGTCGAGGAGCAGAAGCTCAGCCGGCAGGGCCATGCCGAGAAGCTCTCGCGCTTCTTCCTCGACGAGCTCGTCGCCAACGGCACCACCACGGCCGCGGTCTATTGCTCGGTGCATCCGCAATCGGCGGAAGCCTTCTTCACGGAATCGCAGCGGCGGAACACGCGCATGATCGCCGGCAAGGTGATGATGGACCGCAATGCGCCGGACGCGCTGACCGACACGGCCGAGAGCGGCTATCGCGATTCGAAGGCGCTGATCGCCCGCTGGCACGGCAACGGCCGGCAGCTCTACGCGATCACGCCGCGCTTCGCGATCACCTCGACGCCGGAGCAACTCACCGCCGCGGGGCGGCTCGCGGGCGAGCATCCCGATTGCCATGTCCAGACCCATATCGACGAGAACCGGGCCGAGATCGCGCTGGCCCGTGAGCTCTATCCGGAAGCTGCCGATTATGCCGACATCTATCGGCGTTACGGTGTGCTCGGCCCCAAAAGCCTCATGGGCCATTGCATCCACATGACCGCCAACGAGTGGCGGGCCTTCGCCGAGACCGGCGCGGTCGCCGTCTTCTGCCCGACCTCGAACCTGTTCCTCGGCTCAGGCCTGTTCGATTGGGGAGAGGCGCGCGCGAGCGGCGTCCGGGTCGCGGTCGCGACCGATATCGGCGGCGGCACCTCCTATTCGATGCTCAGGACCATGGCCGAAGCCTACAAGGTGCTGCAATTGCAGGGGCAGACGCTTGGCGCCTTCGCGGCGCTGCACGCGATCACGCGCGGCAATGCGGTGGCGCTCAGCCTCGATCACCTGATCGGCACGTTCGAGCCGGGCCGAGAGGCGGATGTCGTGGTGCTCGATACCGGCGCGACGCGGGCGATGGCGCATCGCCTGGAGACGGCGCGCGATCTGGCCGAGGAGCTGTTCGTGCTGGTCACGCTCGGCGACGAGCGCAACGTCGCCGCGACCTATGTGATGGGAAAGCGGGCGGCTCAGCCCAGCACGCCGCCCTTGCGGGCATAG
- the xdhB gene encoding xanthine dehydrogenase molybdopterin binding subunit, translated as MADARRRLDSGTEAGAARAHDSALKHVAGEALYIDDIAAPEGLLHAYLGLSAIAHGRLAALDLSAVRAAPGVLAVLTAADIPGANDISSTHLHDEPVFATDRILFHGQPLFAVVAGTRDEARRAAALAKADHAEEAPLIDIAAARAAGGRLVTEPLRLERGDVAAALAASPRRLNGTMAIGGQEHFYLEGQIALAIPGEDEDMTVMVSTQHPSEVQHMVAAVLGTGSHAVTVEVRRMGGGFGGKETQANLFACVAALAARKLRRPVKLRPDRDDDMAITGKRHDFVCDYEIGFDDEGMIHAVDAVYAARCGWNADLSGPVTDRALFHMDNCYFYPAVRASSQPLFTNTCSNTAFRGFGGPQGMVGAERFIEEVAFATGLDPLTVRKRNLYRGSGRDVTPYHQAVEDNIAADIIAELERRSDYQARKAAIREANETSPIVKRGIALTPVKFGISFTATWFNQAGALVNVYTDGTVALNHGGTEMGQGLYIKVAQVVAHAFGIDLTQVKITATTTGKVPNTSATAASSGSDLNGMAALDACETIKRRLTAFAARHWQVQAEEIAFLPGRVKVGAREIGFKELVAAAYMARVQLSATGFYATPKIHWDRKAGRGHPFYYFAYGAAAAEVAIDTLTGEYRVERVDILHDCGQSLNPAIDRGQIEGGFVQGMGWLTTEELVWDRKGRLSTHAPSTYKIPVASDRPRIFNVHLLDDAPNREPTIHRSKAVGEPPLMLAISVLHALSDAVASVGDHRICPRLDAPATPERVLDAVERVRTERGRRP; from the coding sequence ATGGCTGACGCACGCCGCAGGCTCGACAGCGGGACTGAGGCCGGCGCCGCCCGCGCCCATGATTCCGCGCTGAAGCACGTCGCGGGCGAGGCGCTCTATATCGACGACATCGCCGCGCCGGAGGGGCTGCTGCACGCCTATCTCGGCTTAAGCGCCATCGCCCATGGCCGGCTCGCCGCGCTCGACCTTTCCGCCGTCCGCGCCGCGCCGGGCGTCCTCGCCGTGCTGACGGCGGCCGACATCCCCGGCGCCAACGACATCTCCTCGACGCATCTGCATGACGAGCCGGTCTTCGCCACCGACCGCATCCTGTTCCACGGCCAGCCGCTCTTCGCCGTGGTGGCCGGGACACGCGATGAGGCGCGCCGCGCCGCCGCGCTGGCGAAGGCCGATCATGCCGAGGAGGCGCCGCTCATCGACATCGCCGCCGCGCGCGCGGCCGGCGGCAGGCTCGTCACCGAACCGCTCAGGCTGGAGCGCGGGGATGTCGCTGCGGCGCTCGCGGCGAGCCCGCGCCGGCTGAACGGCACGATGGCGATCGGCGGGCAGGAGCATTTCTATCTCGAAGGCCAGATCGCGCTCGCCATCCCCGGCGAGGACGAGGACATGACGGTCATGGTCTCGACCCAGCACCCGAGCGAGGTCCAGCACATGGTCGCCGCCGTGCTCGGCACCGGCTCGCACGCGGTGACGGTCGAGGTCAGGCGCATGGGCGGCGGCTTCGGCGGCAAGGAGACGCAGGCCAATCTCTTCGCCTGCGTCGCCGCGCTCGCCGCCCGCAAGCTCAGGCGCCCGGTCAAGCTCCGGCCCGACCGCGACGACGACATGGCGATCACGGGAAAACGCCACGATTTCGTCTGCGACTACGAAATCGGCTTCGACGACGAGGGCATGATCCATGCGGTCGATGCCGTCTATGCGGCGCGCTGCGGCTGGAACGCCGACCTGTCGGGGCCGGTGACCGACCGCGCCCTGTTCCACATGGACAACTGCTATTTCTACCCGGCGGTGCGCGCCAGCTCGCAGCCGCTCTTCACCAACACCTGCTCGAACACCGCCTTCCGCGGCTTCGGCGGGCCGCAGGGCATGGTCGGGGCCGAGCGCTTCATCGAGGAGGTCGCCTTCGCGACCGGGCTCGATCCGCTCACGGTACGCAAGCGCAACCTCTACCGGGGCTCGGGCCGCGACGTCACGCCCTATCACCAGGCGGTCGAGGACAATATCGCGGCGGATATCATCGCGGAGCTGGAACGGCGCTCAGACTACCAGGCGCGCAAGGCGGCGATCCGTGAGGCCAACGAGACGAGCCCCATCGTCAAGCGCGGCATCGCGCTGACGCCGGTCAAGTTCGGCATCTCCTTCACCGCGACCTGGTTCAACCAGGCAGGCGCCCTGGTCAATGTCTATACCGACGGCACGGTCGCGCTGAACCATGGCGGCACCGAGATGGGGCAAGGGCTCTACATCAAGGTGGCGCAGGTGGTGGCGCATGCCTTCGGCATCGACCTGACCCAGGTCAAGATCACCGCGACCACCACCGGCAAGGTGCCGAACACCTCGGCGACCGCCGCCTCCTCCGGCTCCGATCTCAACGGCATGGCGGCGCTCGACGCCTGCGAGACGATCAAGCGGCGGCTGACGGCATTCGCCGCGAGGCACTGGCAGGTGCAGGCAGAGGAGATCGCCTTCCTGCCGGGACGCGTGAAGGTCGGCGCCCGCGAGATCGGCTTCAAGGAACTGGTCGCGGCCGCCTATATGGCACGCGTCCAGCTTTCCGCGACGGGCTTCTACGCGACGCCAAAAATCCATTGGGACCGCAAGGCCGGGCGCGGCCACCCCTTCTATTACTTCGCCTATGGCGCGGCGGCGGCCGAAGTCGCGATCGACACGCTGACCGGCGAATACAGGGTCGAGCGCGTCGATATCCTGCATGATTGCGGGCAATCGCTGAATCCGGCGATCGACCGGGGCCAGATCGAGGGCGGCTTCGTGCAGGGCATGGGCTGGCTGACGACGGAGGAGCTGGTCTGGGACCGCAAGGGGAGGCTTTCGACCCACGCCCCCTCGACCTACAAGATCCCCGTCGCCTCGGACCGGCCGCGCATCTTCAACGTGCACCTGCTCGACGATGCGCCGAACCGCGAGCCGACGATCCACCGCTCCAAGGCGGTCGGCGAGCCGCCGCTGATGCTGGCGATCTCGGTGCTGCATGCGCTGTCGGACGCGGTGGCGAGCGTGGGCGATCACCGGATCTGCCCGCGCCTCGACGCGCCCGCGACGCCCGAGCGCGTGCTGGACGCCGTCGAACGGGTCAGGACGGAACGCGGGAGGAGGCCGTGA
- the xdhA gene encoding xanthine dehydrogenase small subunit, protein MRETLRFLLGDEPIAIESCDPTLTVLDWLRLERRMTGTKEGCAEGDCGACTVVIGRLDRGTLRHEAINACIRFLPTLDGCQLLTVEHLKDADGGLHPVQQAMVDCHGSQCGFCTPGFVMSLLALRLNEAAPTTGRIEDALAGNLCRCTGYEPIIAAGRRMDEIALREADRFLKERAAIAARLAALNDAETLALQGEGGRFFAPATVAALADLIAAHPQATLVAGATDVGLWVTKAMKRLDPVIFLGRIEALREIADEGGDLRFGAMASQTDVRKALATLSPQLDELMRRFGGEQVRNAGTIGGNIANGSPIGDLPPALIALDATLVLARRSEGGIERRAIPLERFFLDYRKQDRHRCEFVEAVLVPKPAAGMLFHASKVSKRFDEDISAVCGAFRLTLGPGGVITQARLAYGGMAGIPKRAAAAEAVLTGWRWGEEAVMAAISALPQDFTPLDDMRASAHYRLKIAGNLLRRFLIETTQGPTQTRVAGRPAEAAHG, encoded by the coding sequence ATGCGTGAGACCTTGCGCTTCCTGCTCGGCGACGAGCCGATCGCGATCGAAAGCTGCGACCCGACGCTGACGGTGCTCGACTGGCTGCGCCTCGAGAGGCGCATGACCGGCACCAAGGAAGGCTGCGCCGAGGGCGATTGCGGCGCCTGCACCGTCGTCATCGGCCGGCTCGACCGCGGCACGCTGCGCCACGAGGCGATCAACGCCTGCATCCGCTTCCTGCCGACGCTCGACGGCTGCCAGTTGCTGACGGTCGAACATCTGAAGGACGCGGATGGCGGCCTGCACCCGGTCCAGCAGGCGATGGTGGACTGCCACGGCTCGCAATGCGGCTTCTGCACGCCGGGCTTCGTGATGTCGCTCCTCGCGCTCCGGCTGAACGAGGCGGCGCCGACAACCGGCCGCATCGAAGATGCGCTCGCCGGCAATCTCTGCCGCTGCACCGGCTATGAGCCGATCATCGCCGCCGGCCGCCGCATGGATGAGATCGCGCTACGCGAGGCGGATCGGTTCCTGAAAGAGCGCGCGGCGATCGCGGCACGGCTCGCGGCCCTGAACGATGCCGAGACGCTGGCGCTGCAAGGCGAAGGCGGGCGCTTCTTCGCGCCCGCGACCGTCGCGGCGCTGGCCGATCTCATCGCCGCGCATCCGCAGGCGACGCTGGTGGCGGGCGCTACCGATGTCGGCTTATGGGTCACCAAGGCGATGAAGCGGCTCGACCCGGTGATCTTCCTCGGGCGGATCGAAGCGCTGCGCGAGATCGCCGACGAGGGCGGTGATCTGCGCTTCGGCGCCATGGCGAGCCAGACGGATGTCCGCAAGGCGCTCGCCACGCTCTCCCCCCAGCTCGACGAGCTGATGCGCCGCTTCGGCGGCGAGCAGGTGCGCAACGCCGGCACGATCGGCGGCAACATCGCCAACGGCTCGCCGATCGGCGACCTGCCGCCTGCCCTGATCGCGCTCGACGCGACGCTGGTCCTGGCGCGACGCAGCGAGGGCGGAATCGAGCGCCGCGCGATCCCGCTCGAACGCTTCTTCCTCGACTACCGCAAGCAGGACCGGCACAGGTGCGAATTCGTCGAGGCGGTGCTGGTGCCGAAGCCGGCGGCGGGCATGCTGTTCCACGCCTCCAAGGTCTCGAAGCGCTTCGACGAGGACATCTCGGCCGTCTGCGGCGCCTTCCGGCTGACGCTCGGGCCCGGCGGCGTGATCACGCAGGCCCGCCTCGCCTATGGCGGCATGGCCGGCATCCCGAAGCGGGCGGCGGCGGCGGAGGCTGTGCTGACCGGCTGGCGATGGGGCGAGGAGGCGGTCATGGCGGCGATTTCGGCGCTGCCGCAGGATTTCACGCCGCTCGACGACATGCGCGCCTCGGCGCATTACCGGCTGAAGATCGCCGGCAACCTGCTGCGCCGCTTCCTGATCGAGACGACGCAAGGCCCGACGCAAACGCGGGTCGCCGGCAGGCCGGCGGAGGCCGCCCATGGCTGA